The following are encoded in a window of Salmo trutta chromosome 9, fSalTru1.1, whole genome shotgun sequence genomic DNA:
- the LOC115199576 gene encoding annexin A1-like, translated as MRYQLSHTVIHAFLIEQVPPSCDAGVDENTIIDVLVRRSNAQRQQIKATYENAKGKPLETALKSALKGDLEDVVLALLKTPAQYDAQQLKLAMKGLGTDEDTLVEILASRTNKEIREIKKVYKGGVSAICKYVYVNVLCVIFTTNATRNEDTMVNQELADSDARVLYEAGEKRKGTDCSVFIDILTTRSAPQLRQAFERYSKYSKVDVAKAIDLELNGDFENCLTAVGERTQPGPSLVMFQCTNYLRTSPSIHVFCCITPFTRL; from the exons atgcgctaccaactgagccacacggttaTCCATG CGTTTCTTATTGAACAAGTCCCTCCATCTTGTGATGCAGGTGTGGATGAGAACACCATCATTGATGTGCTGGTGAGGAGGAGCaacgcccagagacagcagatcAAAGCTACCTACGAAAACGCTAAAGGCAAG CCTCTGGAGACTGCCCTGAAGTCGGCCCTAAAGGGAGACCTGGAGGATGTGGTTCTGGCTCTGCTCAAGACGCCAGCCCAATATGACGCCCAACAGCTCAAACTGGCCATGAAG GGATTGGGCACAGACGAGGATACTCTGGTTGAGATTCTGGCCTCCAGGACCAATAAGGAGATCAGAGAGATAAAGAAAGTCTATAAGGGAGGTGTGTCTGCAATATGTAAATATGTCTATGTaaatgtcctgtgtgtgatatttacAACAAAC GCTACTAGGAATGAGGACACCATGGTGAACCAGGAACTTGCTGACAGTGATGCCAGG gTCCTGTATGAGgctggagagaagaggaagggaacAGACTGCTCCGTCTTCATAGACATTCTGACCACCAGAAGTGCTCCTCAGCTCCGCCAAG cgtTTGAGAGGTACTCCAAGTACAGTAAGGTCGATGTGGCAAAGGCTATTGACCTGGAGCTGAATGGAGATTTTGAGAACTGTCTGACTGCCGTAGGTGAGCGAACACAGCCAGGTCCAAGCCTAGTAATGTTCCAATGCACAAATTATTTGAGGACATCACCCTCAATCCATGTCTTCTGCTGCATCACACCCTTCACTAGGCTTTAG